The Candidatus Omnitrophota bacterium genome contains a region encoding:
- a CDS encoding DUF502 domain-containing protein, which produces MKNLLNHLKLYIFRGLLALIPIGLTISILRIVYVVIDKKVMALVDQYIGYRIPGLGLILFIFVLYISGIIGSNVFGKKLFAILEAIMNKIPLVKTVYQVGKQMSNTLSLPENQMFKKAVLVDYFRPDVWVIGFVTGEVKNEDTGETLLKVFIPTVPNPTSGALVVLKESQIKELQWGVEEAMKMVISGGIIGPTTLKFNHKKMLEI; this is translated from the coding sequence ATGAAAAATCTATTAAATCATTTAAAACTGTATATATTCAGGGGACTTTTGGCTCTTATTCCTATCGGACTTACGATTTCCATATTAAGGATTGTTTATGTTGTCATCGACAAGAAAGTTATGGCGCTGGTTGATCAATATATTGGGTATCGTATTCCCGGACTTGGACTTATACTGTTTATTTTCGTTTTATATATCTCTGGTATAATAGGCAGTAACGTTTTTGGTAAAAAATTGTTTGCCATTTTGGAAGCTATTATGAATAAAATTCCGCTTGTCAAGACAGTTTATCAAGTTGGGAAACAGATGTCTAACACTTTGTCGCTGCCCGAAAATCAAATGTTTAAAAAAGCCGTTTTAGTTGATTATTTTAGGCCTGATGTGTGGGTTATCGGATTCGTTACCGGCGAAGTAAAAAACGAGGATACAGGAGAAACACTTTTAAAAGTATTTATACCTACCGTTCCGAATCCTACTTCCGGTGCCTTAGTTGTTTTAAAAGAATCGCAAATTAAGGAGCTTCAATGGGGTGTGGAGGAAGCAATGAAAATGGTTATTTCCGGGGGCATAATAGGGCCCACAACACTAAAATTTAATCATAAGAAAATGCTAGAAATATGA